One window from the genome of Streptococcus salivarius encodes:
- a CDS encoding transporter substrate-binding domain-containing protein, which yields MKKRFFAVFSLILAAVFLVACSSQSTGEKNWEKIEKRGSIKVATAGTLYPQTYHDDKNNLTGYDVEILKEVGKRLKLKIDFTEMGVDGMLTAVNSGQVDIANYSLEDDNKNVKKFLRSEPYKYSFTSMVVRESDNSGISSWKDLKGKKAAGAASTKYMKIAKKMGAELVVYDNVTNDVYMQDLVNGRTDVIVNDYYLQKMAVAAIKDKYPVKINDGIYSNPYSTSFTFSLKNKTLQEKVNKAIKDMKKDGTLTKISEKFFAGQDVTKKTKVDYTEIDISDVE from the coding sequence ATGAAAAAGAGATTTTTCGCCGTTTTTAGCTTAATTTTGGCTGCGGTCTTTTTGGTTGCCTGCTCGTCACAAAGTACAGGTGAGAAGAACTGGGAAAAGATTGAGAAACGTGGTAGCATCAAGGTTGCGACTGCTGGAACACTTTACCCACAAACCTACCACGATGATAAGAATAATTTGACTGGTTATGACGTTGAGATTCTCAAAGAAGTTGGAAAACGTCTTAAGTTGAAAATTGACTTCACTGAGATGGGTGTAGATGGCATGCTTACTGCCGTAAATAGTGGGCAAGTCGATATCGCTAACTACTCACTCGAAGACGACAACAAGAACGTCAAAAAATTCTTGCGTTCTGAACCATACAAGTATTCCTTCACTTCAATGGTCGTTCGTGAATCGGATAATTCAGGAATCTCTTCATGGAAGGATCTCAAAGGCAAAAAGGCAGCCGGTGCTGCAAGTACAAAGTACATGAAGATTGCCAAAAAAATGGGTGCTGAACTCGTCGTATATGATAATGTTACCAATGACGTTTACATGCAAGACTTGGTAAATGGGCGTACAGACGTTATCGTCAACGATTACTATTTGCAAAAGATGGCAGTAGCCGCTATCAAAGACAAGTACCCAGTTAAGATCAACGACGGTATCTACAGTAACCCTTACTCAACAAGCTTTACCTTCTCATTGAAGAATAAAACTCTTCAAGAAAAGGTCAACAAAGCCATCAAAGACATGAAGAAAGATGGTACCCTTACCAAGATTTCAGAGAAATTCTTTGCTGGTCAAGACGTTACAAAGAAAACAAAAGTTGACTATACTGAGATTGATATCTCTGATGTTGAATAA